A region of Macadamia integrifolia cultivar HAES 741 unplaced genomic scaffold, SCU_Mint_v3 scaffold_100A, whole genome shotgun sequence DNA encodes the following proteins:
- the LOC122070780 gene encoding probable mannitol dehydrogenase, whose protein sequence is MPKSPEEEHPRKAFGWAAKDSSGVLSPFKFSRRATGDEDVTFKVLYCGICHSDLHCVKNEWGISTYPLVPGHEIVGVVTEVGSKVTKYKVGDKVGVGCMVGACHSCDNCKNDLENYCPKMIQTYNWTNVDGTKTYGGYSDFMVANERYIVRMPENMPLDAGAPLLCAGITVYSPMKYYGLCSPGMHLGVVGLGGLGHVAVKFGKALGMKVTVISTSIGKKEEALERLGADAFLVSRDQEQMQAATGTMDGIIDTVSAEHPLLPLVGLLKTHGKIVMVGAPVLPLQLPVFPLLMGRKLVAGSCIGGMKETQEMIDFAGKHNITADIELIPVDYLNTAMERLAKADVKYRFVLDIGKTLTPA, encoded by the exons atGCCGAAATCACCAGAGGAAGAACACCCACGAAAGGCCTTCGGCTGGGCAGCTAAGGATTCTTCTGGAGTCCTCTCTCCTTTTAAATTCTCCCGGAG GGCAACGGGAGACGAAGACGTGACTTTCAAAGTGCTTTACTGTGGGATCTGTCACTCCGACCTTCACTGCGTCAAGAACGAATGGGGAATTTCTACCTATCCTTTAGTCCCCGG GCACGAGATCGTTGGCGTAGTAACGGAGGTGGGGAGCAAGGTAACAAAATACAAAGTTGGCGACAAAGTGGGCGTGGGTTGCATGGTGGGAGCTTGTCACTCCTGCGACAACTGCAAGAACGATCTCGAGAATTACTGCCCCAAGATGATCCAAACCTATAACTGGACCAACGTCGATGGTACTAAGACCTACGGTGGCTACTCCGACTTCATGGTCGCCAATGAGCGTTACATCGTCCGGATGCCTGAGAACATGCCTCTCGACGCCGGTGCGCCTCTGTTGTGTGCCGGGATCACTGTCTACAGCCCCATGAAGTATTACGGACTCTGCTCCCCTGGCATGCATTTGGGTGTGGTAGGTCTTGGTGGGCTTGGCCATGTGGCTGTCAAATTCGGCAAAGCTCTTGGGATGAAGGTGACTGTCATCAGCACCAGTATTGGCAAGAAGGAGGAAGCCCTCGAACGCCTTGGTGCCGATGCCTTCTTGGTCAGTCGTGACCAGGAGCAGATGCAG GCTGCCACAGGTACAATGGATGGTATCATTGACACCGTTTCTGCTGAACACCCTCTCCTTCCATTGGTGGGTCTGCTTAAGACACATGGGAAGATCGTTATGGTGGGTGCACCAGTGCTGCCACTCCAGCTTCCGGTCTTCCCTCTGCTAATGG GGAGGAAGTTGGTAGCAGGAAGCTGCATTGGAGGAATGAAGGAAACGCAGGAGATGATCGATTTTGCGGGGAAACACAACATAACTGCCGACATTGAGCTCATTCCGGTCGATTACCTCAACACTGCCATGGAGCGACTTGCAAAGGCCGACGTCAAATACCGATTTGTTCTCGATATTGGAAAAACCTTGACCCCAGCTTAG
- the LOC122070781 gene encoding probable mannitol dehydrogenase: MSKAPEDEHPRKAFGWAARDSSGLLSPFKFSRRTTGDEDVSFKVLYCGICHSDLHSAKNDWGFSTYPLLPGHEIVGMVTEVGSKVTKYKVGDKVGVGCMVGACHSCDDCNNHLENYCPKMILTYNSTYFDGTKTYGGYSDFMVANERYIVRIPENMPLDAGAPLLCAGITVYSPMKYYGLCSPGLHLGVVGLGGLGHVAVKFGKAFGMKVTVISTSIGKKKEALECLGADAFLVSRDQDQMQAATGTMDGIIDTVSADHPLLPLMDLLKSHGKLVMVGAPERPLQLPVFPLLMGRKMVAGSIIGGMKETQEMIDFAAKHNITADIELIPVDYLNTAMERLAKADVKYRFVLDIGNTLTPA, encoded by the exons ATGTCGAAAGCACCAGAGGATGAGCACCCACGAAAGGCATTCGGCTGGGCTGCCAGAGATTCTTCTGGACTCCTCTCTCCTTTTAAATTCTCTCGGAG GACAACGGGAGACGAAGACGTGTCCTTCAAAGTGCTCTACTGTGGGATCTGCCACTCTGACCTTCACTCCGCCAAGAACGATTGGGGATTTTCTACTTATCCTTTACTTCCCGG GCACGAGATCGTGGGCATGGTGACGGAGGTGGGAAGCAAGGTAACAAAATACAAAGTTGGCGACAAAGTAGGCGTTGGGTGCATGGTGGGAGCTTGTCACTCCTGCGACGACTGCAACAACCATCTCGAGAATTACTGTCCCAAGATGATCCTTACCTATAACTCCACCTACTTCGATGGTACTAAAACCTACGGTGGCTACTCCGATTTCATGGTCGCCAACGAGCGTTACATCGTCCGGATACCCGAGAACATGCCCCTAGATGCTGGTGCACCACTGTTGTGCGCCGGGATCACTGTCTACAGCCCCATGAAGTATTACGGACTCTGCTCCCCTGGATTGCATTTGGGTGTGGTAGGTCTTGGTGGGCTTGGCCATGTTGCTGTTAAATTCGGCAAAGCTTTTGGGATGAAGGTGACTGTCATCAGCACAAGTattgggaagaagaaggaagcccTCGAATGTCTCGGTGCCGATGCCTTCTTGGTCAGTCGAGACCAGGACCAGATGCAG GCTGCCACAGGTACAATGGATGGTATCATTGACACTGTCTCTGCTGACCACCCTCTCCTTCCATTGATGGATCTACTTAAATCACATGGGAAGCTTGTTATGGTGGGTGCACCAGAGCGACCACTACAGCTGCCGGTCTTCCCTCTGCTAATGG GGAGAAAGATGGTAGCTGGAAGCATCATTGGGGGAATGAAGGAGACACAGGAGATGATCGATTTTGCGGCAAAACATAACATAACTGCAGACATTGAGCTCATTCCGGTCGACTACCTCAACACTGCAATGGAGCGGCTTGCCAAGGCTGATGTCAAATACAGATTTGTTCTAGATATTGGAAACACATTGACTCCGGCTTAG
- the LOC122070768 gene encoding uncharacterized protein LOC122070768: MERERGGSSPENPASSGSKREGDMSGMDRMKKGWIYFTTSLEEGFQTFKASLIGQVKKMSAKDEKEASEADLQTAKMQVEAADAAEETKKRLDM; this comes from the exons atggaaagagagagagggggatcATCACCTGAAAATCCCGCAAGCAGCGGATCAAAGAGGGAGGGAGACATGTCGGGGATGGATCGAATGAAAAAAGGTTGGATTTATTTCACCACTTCCTTGGAAGAAGGTTTCCAAACTTTCAAAGCCTCCCTGATCGGCCAG GTGAAAAAGATGTCTGCAAAAGATGAGAAGGAAGCTAGTGAAGCTGACTTGCAGACAGCGAAGATGCAAGTTGAAGCTGCAGATGCAgcagaggaaacaaaaaaaaggctGGACATGTAA
- the LOC122070770 gene encoding probable mannitol dehydrogenase has translation MSKSPEQEHPRKAFGLAAKDSSGFLSPFKFSRRATGDEDVTFKVLYCGICHSDLHAVKNEWKISTYPLLPGHEIVGIVTEVGSKVTKYKVGDKVGVGCLVGACHSCDNCKNDLENYCPKMILTYNSTYHDGTMTYGGYSDFMVANEHYIVRMPENLPLEGCAPLLCAGITVYSPMKYYGLCSPGIHLGVVGLGGLGHVAVKFAKALGMKVTVISTSTGKKQEALERLGADAFLVSRDQDQMQAATGAMDGIIDTVSADHPLTPLIGLLKTNGKLVMVGAPELPLQLPAFTLLMGRKMVAGSGIGGMKETQEMIDFAAKHNITADIELIPVDYLNTAMERLEKADVKYRFVLDIGNTLTPA, from the exons ATGTCGAAATCACCAGAGCAAGAGCACCCGCGAAAGGCCTTCGGCTTGGCAGCCAAGGATTCTTCTGGATTCCTCTCTCCCTTTAAATTCTCCCGGAG GGCAACGGGAGACGAAGACGTGACCTTCAAAGTGCTCTACTGTGGGATCTGCCACTCTGACCTTCACGCCGTCAAGAACGAATGGAAAATTTCTACCTATCCGTTACTCCCCGG GCACGAGATTGTGGGCATAGTGACGGAGGTGGGGAGCAAGGTTACAAAATACAAAGTTGGTGACAAAGTGGGTGTTGGGTGTTTGGTGGGAGCTTGTCACTCCTGCGACAACTGCAAGAACGATCTTGAGAATTACTGTCCCAAAATGATCCTAACCTATAACTCGACCTACCACGATGGTACTATGACCTACGGTGGCTACTCCGACTTCATGGTTGCCAACGAGCATTACATCGTTCGTATGCCGGAGAACTTGCCCCTAGAAGGTTGTGCGCCGCTGCTTTGTGCCGGAATCACTGTCTACAGCCCCATGAAGTATTACGGACTCTGCTCCCCTGGTATTCACTTGGGTGTCGTAGGTCTTGGTGGGCTTGGCCATGTGGCCGTCAAATTCGCCAAGGCTCTTGGGATGAAGGTGACTGTCATCAGCACAAGTACTGGGAAGAAGCAGGAAGCCCTTGAACGTCTTGGTGCTGATGCCTTCCTGGTCAGTCGTGACCAGGACCAGATGCAG GCTGCCACAGGCGCAATGGATGGTATCATTGACACAGTCTCAGCTGACCACCCACTTACGCCATTGATAGGTCTACTAAAGACTAATGGGAAGCTCGTTATGGTGGGTGCACCCGAGCTCCCACTCCAACTGCCGGCCTTCACTCTACTCATGG GGAGGAAGATGGTTGCAGGAAGTGGCATTGGGGGAATGAAGGAGACGCAAGAGATGATCGATTTCGCGGCAAAACACAACATAACCGCCGACATTGAGCTTATTCCAGTCGACTACCTCAACACTGCCATGGAGCGACTTGAAAAGGCCGACGTGAAATACCGATTTGTTCTTGATATTGGAAACACCTTGACCCCTGCTTAG